Proteins encoded together in one Coffea arabica cultivar ET-39 chromosome 2c, Coffea Arabica ET-39 HiFi, whole genome shotgun sequence window:
- the LOC113723713 gene encoding transcription factor bHLH25-like, whose protein sequence is MSEVLLSQESHMNLKDAIIKDTRKKKKKKTARRVRPASQTYDHIVAERKRREQISQRFVALSALVPGLKKMDKNSVLGDAINYLKHLQERVQTLEEQAANQRRESSVLMRRSQLLIEDEGSSDEMGCTDEQILPEIEAKVCNKNILLRIHCKNHRGLLVKILSEIEKRNLSVVNTNVAPFGSLALDISIIAEMDKEFNLTMQELVRRLRSALRQVQQSD, encoded by the exons ATGTCTGAGGTTTTATTATCCCAAGAATCCCATATGAATCTTAAGGATGCAATTATTAAAGATActcgaaagaaaaagaaaaagaaaactgccCGTCGCGTGAGGCCAGCATCGCAAACTTATGATCACATAGTAGCTGAAAGAAAGCGAAGGGAGCAGATCAGCCAGCGTTTTGTGGCTCTCTCAGCCTTAGTCCCTGGCCTGAAGAAG ATGGATAAAAATTCTGTTCTTGGAGATGCAATCAACTACTTAAAACATCTTCAGGAGCGAGTGCAGACGCTCGAGGAACAAGCTGCCAACCAACGCAGGGAATCTTCCGTGCTTATGAGGCGATCACAGCTCTTAATCGAAGATGAAGGATCATCAGATGAGATGGGCTGCACCGATGAGCAGATTCTACCTGAAATTGAAGCTAAAGTATGCAATAAGAATATTCTTCTGCGAATCCACTGCAAAAATCACAGAGGGTTGCTGGTAAAAATACTGTCTGAAATTGAAAAGCGCAATCTCTCTGTTGTCAATACAAATGTTGCACCTTTTGGAAGTTTGGCTCTTGATATTTCCATTATTGCTGAG atGGACAAAGAATTCAACCTCACAATGCAGGAACTAGTGAGAAGGCTTCGATCTGCTCTCCGGCAAGTTCAACAGTCTGATTGA